The Streptomyces sp. NBC_00576 genome contains the following window.
CCAGCCGTCGGTGACGCGGTTCGCGGTCGCCCTCGGCTTCGACGGGTATCCCGCGCTGCGCAGACACCTGCGGGACGTCGCCCCCACCGGCACGGAGGCGGAGGGCCGGTCGAACAACCCGTACCAGCAGGCGGTACAGACCGAGATCGACAACCTGCGGCAACTGGCGTCCCTGCTCGCGGACCCCGGACCCGTGGAACGCGCGGGCCGGCTGCTGGCCGCCTCCCGGCCGCTGCCGGTGCTCGGGCTGCGCGCCTCCGCCGCCCAGGCACGGGGGTTCGCCTACTTCACGGCCAAGGTCCATCCCGACGTACGGCTGCTCGACGAGGGCGGCTCGCTGCTCGCCGACCGGATCGACGCGGCCCGGCAGGCCGGTGCGAGCGCGCTCCTGTGCTTCGCGCTGCCGCGCCACCCGCGCGAGCTCCTCGACGCCCTCGACCATGCCCGTGACGCGGGGCTGACGGTGGTGACGATCGCCGACGGCACGTTCGCCCCGGTGGCCGCCCACAGCGATCTGCTGCTGCCGGCGGCCGTGGGCACCGGCCTGGTGTTCGACACCGTGAGCGCCCCGATGCTGCTGGGGCAGGTTCTCCTGGAGGCCATGTGCGACGCCCTGCCGGACGCGCAGGCCCACTTGGAGGAGCTCGACGCGCGGGCCGCGGCACGGGGACTGTTCGTCGAGTGAGTGACCCACGCCCGAACACCGGCCACCGAGAGGGAGTTCGCACGCCATGACAGCCCACCTCGTCGACTCCTGCCCGCTCGGCGCCGCCACCACCCTCGCCGAACTCGCCGACGACCCGCATCCGCGCCTCGCGCTGCTCCGCGCCCATGAACCCGTCTCCTGGCTGCCGGAGTTGAACGGCTGGCTGGTGACCCGGCGGGATCTCGCGCTGACCGTGATGCGGGACGCCACGACGTTCACCGTCGACGACCCCCGCTTCTCCACCGCCCAGGTCGTCGGCCCCAGCATGCTCTCCCTCGACGGTGACGAACACGCCCGTCACCGCGAGCCCTTCACTGCCCCCTTCCGCCCGAGAGAGGTACGCGAGGGCTTCACCGCCTGCATCGAACGCGAGACCGACCGGCTCATCACCGCACTCCCGCCGACCGGCGCCGCGGACCTGCGCCGCGCCTTCGCCGGACCCCTCGCGGTCACCGTCGTCACCGAGGCGCTGGGGCTCACCGGCACCACCCCGGACACGGTGCTCGCCTGGTACGACGCCATCGTGCGGTCGGTCTCCGACATCACCGCCGGACATACGGCGAGTCCCGCAGGCACCGCGGCCTATGCGCAGCTGAGGGCCGCCGTGGAAGCCACCGTCGCCGACCGGAGCGCCGCCTCCCTCCTCGGCTCCGCCGCCGGACGGCTCACCGTGCCCGAGGTGGCCTCCAACGCAGCCGTCCTGATGTTCGGAGGCATCGAGACCACCGAGGCGATGATCACCAATGCGCTCCTGCACCTGCTCCGGCATCCCGCCCAACTCGCACTCGTCCAAGCCGACTTCGACCTGCTGGACGGCGCGATCGAGGAGTCGCTGCGCCTCGAACCCGGCGCGGCGGTCGTGGACCGCTACGCCACCCGGGACACCGTCCTCGGCTCGGCCTCGATCCGCCGCGGCGACCTGGTCACCGTCTCCCTGACCGGCGCCAACCGAGACCCCGCCGTCTTCCCCGACCCCGACCGGTTCGACGTTCGCCGCGAGAACGCCCGCCTCCAACTGGCCTTCGCCCACGGCCCGCACTACTGCCTCGCCGCGCACCTCGCCCGTCTGGAGACCCGCATCGCCCTCCGCCGCCTCCTCGAACGCCTGTCCGCACTGCGCCTCGATCCGGACCGCCCCGCCACCCCGCAGGGCCTGGTCTTCCGCAAGCCGTCCGCCCTGCATGTGCTGTGGGACGGTCCCGCCTGAGGCATCCCGGGGTCACTGAGCGAGGTGGGGAGCTGGGTGAGCCATCAGGATCCAACAGAGTCCGACAAGATTCTTGCTTCGGCTGTGTTCGAAGTCCTAGGGTGAGCCTGGCTCGGCAGCTCCCACTGTCACCAGCAGTTGTGCGCTGACTCAATATCAACTCCTGCACCGCCCCGGTGAGTTGAGCCGTCACCGATGCCCAAAGCGCTGCCGGATTCCGGGTCGATTGTCAACAGTAACGAACACGATCTGACGCACCCTCAGTCCGTACAGCGCACTGTCGTACCGAGGAAGGCCACGGTCATGCCGCACCCCCACGAGTTCGCCGTCAGCCGCCGCCGTCTCATGGAGGGAGGAGCCGCCGTCCTCGGCGCGCTCGCCCTGTCCGGACCGGCCGCCGCCCACCGGGCCGCCGCCGCGGACACGGTGGACGCCACCCCCGAGTGGAACGGCCACATCGACGTCTTCCGCGTCGGCACCGAACCCGCGCACACCACGCTGATGCCGTACGCGACCCTCGCCCAGGCCCTCGCCGCCGACCGCACCCGCTCCCCGTACCGGCAGAGCCTCGACGGCACCTGGAAGTTCGCGTACGTCGACCGCCCCGACGACCGGGACACCGACTTCTACCGCACCGACGTCGACGACCGTGCCTGGGACACCATCCCCGTCCCCTCCGCCTGGCAGCTGCACGGGTACGACAGCCCGATCTACATCAACAGTGACTATCCCTGGTGGGGCGCCAACGGCCGGGGCGAGAACGCGCAACCGCCGGCCGCGCCGACCGTCCACAACCCCGTGGGCCAGTACCGCCGCACTTTCACGCTCCCGCGCGACTGGTCGGGGCGACGTACGTTCCTGCACTTCGAAGGCGTCAAGTCGGCCCACTACGTATGGATCAACGGCACGCTGGTCGGCTACCACGAGGACTCCTACGACCCCTCCGAGTACGACATCACCCCGCATCTGAAGCCCGGCACCAACCAGATAGCCGTGGAGGTCTACCGCTACTCCGACGGCGACTGGCTGGAGGACCAGGACATGATCCGGCTGAGCGGCATCTTCCGCTCGGTGTACCTCTACTCGACGCCTGCCGTGCGCCTGCGCGACTTCCGCCTCGACACCCCGCTGAGCGACGACTACTCGGCGGCCGAACTGTCGGTCACCGCGAACGTGCGGGACTACGGCGGCAAGGGCGCCGGCCAGTACTCCGTCGAAACGCAGCTGTACGACGCCGGCGGGCACCCGGTGTGGTCGCGTCCGCTGCAGCAGACCGTCGCGCTCGACGCAGGCCAGGAGAAGTCCGTACAGGCCGCGAAGGCCGTGCCCGCGCCGCGTCTGTGGTCGGCGGAACACCCCAACCTCTACACGGCCGTGCTCCGCCTGCGCGATCCCGCCGGCAAGGTGATCGAGACCCTCTCCCACCGGGTCGGCCTGCGCGAGTTCGCCCTCAAGGACGGGCTGATGCGCATCAACGGCAAGCCGGTCTCCTTCCGGGGCACCAACCGGCACGAGATGCACCCCGTCCACGGCTCGGCCCTCACCCGCGCGGACATGGTCCAGGACATCGGCATCATCAAGCGGCTCAACATCAACACCGTCCGCACCTCGCACTACCCGAACAACCCGCTGTGGCTGGAACTCGCCGACGAGTACGGCCTGTACCTCGTGGACGAGACCAACCTCGAAACCCACGGCGTCCGGGGCGAGTACCCCGGAAACCACTCCGAGTGGACCACGGCATGCGTGGCCCGCGCCCAGAACATGGTCCACCGGGACAAGAACCACGCCTCGGTCGTCATCTGGTCGCTCGGCAACGAGGCGGGCGGCGGCACCACGTTCAACGCCATGTACGACTGGATCCGCTCCTACGACACCACCCGGGTCATCCAGTACGAGGGCGACGACCGCCCCGGGATCAGCGACATCCGCTCCGAGATGTACGACAGTCCCGCCCGCGTCGAGCAACGGGCGAAGGACACCAACGACACCCGGCCGTACGTGATGATCGAGTACTCCCACGGCATGGGGAACTCCAACGGGAACTTCAAGAAGTACTGGGATCTCGTCCGCCGCTACCCGGTCCTCCAGGGCGGCTGGATCTGGGACTTCGTCGACCAGGCCCTCAGCTGGCCCACCCCGACGCGCAAGCTCCTCACCGAGACCGGGCCCACCGCGCTCCAGGGCGAGATCATCGCCCCCGCCGGCACCTTCACCCGCGACAAGGGCCTTTCCGGGGGCACCGTCTTCGCCCGGGACGAGAGCCTCGACCTCACCGGCTCCCTGACGCTGGAGGCGTGGATCACCCCGCACTTCCTGGGCTACCACCAGCCCGTCATCGCCAAGGGCGACACCCAGTACGCCCTGAAGCAGTCGGACAGGGGCCTGGAGTTCTTCATCTACGGCGGCGGCCAGTGGATCAGCGCGTACTGGGCGCTGCCCGACGACTGGACCGGCAAGGAGCACCACATCGCCGGTGTCTTCGACGCGACGGCGGGCACGCTGACCCTCCATGTCGACGGCGTGGCGCGGGCCACCAGGGCCACCACCCAGCGGCCCAGCAACAACACCGCGTCCCTCGCCCTCGCCACCGACGTCGACAACCCCACCCGGGAGTTCAGCGGCACCATCCGTAAGGCCCGCGTGTACGCCCGCGCGCTGAGCGCCACGGAACTCGCCTCCGAGAGCCGTGGCCCCGGCGACGACGGCGTACGGTTCTGGTTCGACGCCGCCACCGCCGGCCTCACCGAGAAGCGGCCCCGCGACAAGACGTTCTACGCCTACGGCGGCGACTGGGGCGACAACCCCAACGACGGGGCCTTCGCCGGGGACGGCATCATCACCGCCGACCGCAGGCTGACCGGCAAGTCCGCCGAGGTCAAGCGGATCTACCAGGCGGTGCAGATCTCCTCGGGTGCGGCGCCGGGCGCGGTCACCCTCACCAACGAATACCTCTTCACCAACCTCCGCGAATTCGACGGACGTTGGGAACTGGTCGCCGACGGGAAGGTGGTCCGGCGCGGCAAGCTGACCCGGGCCCAGCTGGACGTGGCGCCCCTGTCCGCCAAGACCATCACCGTGCCCTTCGAACTGCCGGACGACCCGGCGCCGGGTGAGGAGTACTTCCTGCAGCTGTCCTTCACCACCAGGGAGAGCACGAAGTGGGCCAAGGCCGGCTTCGAGGTGGCCCGGCAGCAACTCGCCCTCGACGCCGGCAGCCCCGCCGTCACGCCCGTACCGCTGGCCCGCGTCCCGGCGCTCCGGCACGAGGACGGCGACGCGTCGGTCACCGTCAAGGGCAAGGGCTTCTCGGTCACCGTCGACAAGGCGACCGGTGTGATCACGTCGTACAAGGCGGGCGGCGCCCAGCTGATCGAGTCCGGGCCGACCCCGAACTTCTGGCGGGCCCCCACCGACAACGACCGGGGCAACGGCCAGCACACCCGCAACCAGACCTGGCGCGACGCGGGCGCCCGGCGGGCGGTGACCGGCGTGAGTGTCCGCGCCCTGCGGGACCGGGCCGTCGAGATCAAGGTCGCCGGCACGCTGCCGACGACGTCGGCATCGACGTACACCACCACCTACACCGTCTTCGGCAACGGTGAGATCAAGGTCGACAACACCCTGCACCCGGGGGCGAGTTCACTGCCGTACATTCCGGAGGTCGGCACCCTGCTTCTCCTGCCCGGCCGCCTGGACCGGCTGCACTACTACGGGCGCGGCCCCGAGGAGAACCACTGGGACCGCAACAACTCCACCGACGTGGGCCTGTACTCCGGCACCGTCGACGGGCAGTGGAGCGGCTACCTGCGCCCGCAGGAGAACGGCAACAAGACCGACGTCCGCTGGATCGCCCTCACCGACCGCCGAGGCGCCGGCCTGCTGGTCTCCGCCGAACCGCTACTGGAGGTCAACGCCTCGCACTTCACGCCGGAGGACCTGTCGGTCGGGGCCCGCCACGACTACCAGCTCACCCCGCGCGATGAGGTCGTCCTGCGGCTGAGCCACCGTCAGATGGGTGTCGGCGGCGACAACAGCTGGGGCGCGCACACCCACGACGAGTACAAGCTGTTCGCGGGCCGCGACTACTCGTACAGCTACCGGCTGCGTCCCCTGACGGACGTCGACGAGGCGATGGCGGCCTCGCGTCGGCCCACGGCGGGCGAGTCCGCCGGATAACACCAGGAGCGTGGCTTCGGGGGCGTCACCCTTCGCCGGGGGTGGCGCCCTCGCCCAGTTCGTCGGCCAGACAGGCGAGGTACAGGGCCATGGTGATCCGGTGTTCGCGCAGCGGACGGCCGGTGAGCTGCTCGATCTTGTTCATCCGTTGAAGTGCTCTCCCGGCTGAAGCCGGGAGATTCCTGCTTACCTTGCGGTAGCGGGCTTGACGCGCTTGGCGCGCCTGACGACTGCCCTCCCGGCAGCCGGGATGAGCGCGAGGCCCGTCCGGTACAGGTGCAGGACGTTGCGGGCTGCGTTGTGGTCGGCGTTGCCCGACCAGCCGCAGTCCGGGTTCTTGCACACGAACACGGCCTGGGACTCCCGGCTGCCGGGCGTGGTGCAGCCGCAGGCGGAGCAGCGTCGGGAGGTGCCGGGGGCAGGGACCTTGACCAGGGTGCCGCCGTGCTGGGCGCTCTTGTACGTCAGCATGGTGACCGTCCGGCCCCATGCCTCCTGGCTGATGGAGCGGTTCAGCCCAGACTTCTGGGCGACGTTCGTCCCCGGCTCCTCGATGGTGCCCCTGGCGGACTTGACCATGTTCGTGATGGTGAGGGCTTCGACCACGACCGTGCCGTATTGCTTGGCGATGGCGGTGGTCGCCTGGTGCTGCCAGTCCAGGGCCCGGCGCTTGGCTTTCGCGCGTAGTCCTGCGATCTGGTCGTAGGTGTGGTGCAGTCGGCGGCTGGTGCGCTCGCCGGGCCTGCGATGCCGCTTACGCCGTGCGGCGCGCTGCGCCAGGTGCAGGAGCTTGGCCTTCTCCTTGCCGGTCAGCCATGCGCCGTGCTCGTACGTTTCGCCGTCCGAGAGGGCGATGGGCACGGTGACGCCCACGTCGATGCCGACATCCGGCCCGGTGTGGGGCTCGGGCTTGCCCTGAAGGGTCTGGACACGGAAGGCGATGTGCCAGCCGAGCGCGTCCTTGACCAGCCGTGCCCCGGTGATCCGGTTCTCCGCGCCCGCACGCTTGCCGACCGGAAGGTCTTTGGTCCAGCGGAAGCGGACCCGGCCCACCTTGGGAATGTTGACCATGCCCCAGCGCCGGTGTACGCGGGTGATGTTCAGGTCCCGGCCCTGCGGAATGTCCACGGACATCACCGTGCGGATGCGGCCCTTGAAGTTCGGGGCGTCTGCGCGGCCCTCCCAGCAGTTCTTCCACGCCTGGAAGTACGTCTTGAGCACCGCTTGCGCCGCTTGGGCGGGCAGGACCGCAAGGAAGCCGATGTCCTGGCGGGCTTGCCGGATCGCGGCGTCGGCGTGTGCGAGAGTCCGCTTTTCCTTCGGCATCATCCGCCACCACGCGTGGAGAAGATTCCACATCGTGCGGGCCGCGTGCGCCTGATCATCCGCTGTGCGAACCCTGGCAGGAGACAGCGCAAGCCGGGCACGGTGCCCGAACTGCCGCTTGACCAGGGTGTATTTACTCACAAGTCGGCAATCTAGCATTGGTTTATGTCACCGCGCTGGAACCCTCATCCCGATGTCAGAGCCGGTCGCCATGTTGTCCATAACCTGCACGTTCACTTGGTTTTCGTCACCAAATACCGACGGAGAGCGTTCACCGACGCCATGCTGACCCGCACCGAAGAGATCATGCGGGAGGTCTGCACCGACTTCGAGGCCGAGCTGAAAGAATTCAACGGCGAACACGACCACGTCCACCTGCTCGTGCACTACCCGCCCAAAGTCCAGCTCTCCAAACTGGTCAACTCCCTCAAGGGCGTCAGCTCCCGCAGACTCCGCCAGGAGTACGACAGCCACGTCCGCCGATACCTGTGGGGCGGACACTTCTGGTCCGGTTCCTACTTCGCCGGATCGTGCGGCGGGGCACCCCTGACCGTTGTCAAGCAGTACATCGAGAACCAGCAGCGCCCCGTCTGACCCTCACCCCGCAGACGGACAGCACTCCGGCGCTCCGCGCCTCCGGGCCAAGGATGGCTTTCACCCCCGCCCTGAAGCTGAAGGGCGGAGCACCGGCCAAGATCAGAGGTAGACGACGGTGTTGCGGTGGATGTGCAGGGCGGCGGACGTCCGGACGAGGTTGAACCCGCTCTCGCACCAGGCGGTGACCGTGTCGCGCAGCACCGGCCAGTCCGGCTGGGCCCGTAGCTGCGCGGCGGTCAGTTCGACCATGCGGCGGGCGGGCTGGTTCACCGCCGCCAGGACCTGATGGACGCGCAGCTCGGCGATCAGGTGCACGGCGGAGCCGCCCGTCATGCGGGCGCCGAGGCACAGTGCGTCCCGGGCGTCCTGCCAGGAGTCGCGCAGACCGGCGACGGAGAAGGCCGGTTCGCCGATCCCCGCACGGGCGATGAGGCCGTCCTGCGCGGCGATGACATCGGTGATCCGCCGGCAGTCGGCGGCCAGGGAAGCCACCTCGGCCCGGGCCGGAAGGCGGCGCAGTACGCCGATCCAGCCGGGAGCCGTGGAGGCGACGATGTCCTGCGGGTCGGTAAAAACCTCGCGGACGGTGCGGAGCAACTCCGAGCGGACCAGCGCCATGTCCCGGGCGGAGCGCCCTGGCGTCGGACGCCCGCGCCGGGCACGTTCACCTCGATGGCCACCGCGACCCGTTGCAGCCGCAGGTCGAAGCCCAGTTCGGCGGCCCGGAACACCAGGAAGTCACCCTCCACGACCTGGGGGTCGTAGGAGGCGATGTCGGCGAGCAGGGTCTCCGCCGCCCGCTCGGCGAGCAGCCGGGAGCGCAGCATCACGGACTCCCTGAGCAGGATCTCAGTCTGGCACTTCACCAGCAGCCCGAAACGGCGCACCTGGGCGGGAGTTCCGGTGATCCCGACCGTGCCCAGGTGCACGCGTTCCTGTCCCCGGCCGAGGCCCGCCACCACCTCGCGGTCCAGCGGGAGATGGCGGACGGCCACTACCCGATGCCTGAGGACGTCACCACGGGCGCCGAGGCGCGTCTGCTGGACGGGGCGCTGTCGCCCCGGGTGCGCGCGGCCTACCTCGTCGAGGGGGAGGGGGTGGTCGATCCGGAGGCGTTCGCCCGCGGCCTCGGCGAGGCCCTCGCCGCGGCCGGAGTGAAGGTCCACGAGAACGCCGAGGTGACGGGGTTCAGGACCGGGGGAGGGCAGGTCACCGCGCTGACCACGGACCAGGGCGACATCCCCTGCTCGACGGTCGTCGTCGCGGCCGGCATGCGCTCACCCGACCTGCTGCGCACCCTGGGACACCGGCTGCCACTCCAGGCGGGCAAGGGCTACAGCTTCTCCGTCGACCTGGACCCGGCGCCCCGGCACACCCTGTACTTCGGGGAACGCAGGGCCGTCGCCTCACCGATCGGCGGCACCACGCGGATCGGCGGCACGATGGAGCTGAGCGGCAACAACAACCGGCTCGACTGGCGCAGAATCGTCGCCGTGGCCCTGGCGAGCCGCCACTACCTGGGCCCCTGGTTCGACGACCCGGACGACCTGGTGAGCCTGATCCGCGACCCCTGGGTGGGTGGGCGCCCGTTCCTCCCCGACGGACTTCCGGTGATCGACCGCCTCCCCGGGTACGACAACGCCGACGCGGCCACCGGTCACGGCATGCTCGGCGTCACCCTGGGCCCCGCCACCGGCCACCGACTCGCCGAGTACATCCGCACCGGCAACCGCCCGGAGGCCCTCGCACCGTTCCGCTTCGACCGGCTCCGCCACTGAACGGGACGGACACGAATGACGGCAACCACGGGCGAGCCCACAGACAACGCCCTCCGCCCGCCTCCGGCGCCGTTCAGACCGGCCGTGAACGGGCGGCCAGTACAGCGATGTCGTCCTCGGCGGGAGCGTCCGCGAGCTGGGCCAGTACGTCGTCGAGGATGGCGTCCAGGGAGGCACGCGGCGACAGTCGGAGCCGGGTGAGGCGGCGCAGTGACACATCGATGTCCTCACCGCGCCG
Protein-coding sequences here:
- the tnpA gene encoding IS200/IS605 family transposase, which codes for MSPRWNPHPDVRAGRHVVHNLHVHLVFVTKYRRRAFTDAMLTRTEEIMREVCTDFEAELKEFNGEHDHVHLLVHYPPKVQLSKLVNSLKGVSSRRLRQEYDSHVRRYLWGGHFWSGSYFAGSCGGAPLTVVKQYIENQQRPV
- a CDS encoding PucR family transcriptional regulator, producing MALVRSELLRTVREVFTDPQDIVASTAPGWIGVLRRLPARAEVASLAADCRRITDVIAAQDGLIARAGIGEPAFSVAGLRDSWQDARDALCLGARMTGGSAVHLIAELRVHQVLAAVNQPARRMVELTAAQLRAQPDWPVLRDTVTAWCESGFNLVRTSAALHIHRNTVVYL
- a CDS encoding cytochrome P450 → MTAHLVDSCPLGAATTLAELADDPHPRLALLRAHEPVSWLPELNGWLVTRRDLALTVMRDATTFTVDDPRFSTAQVVGPSMLSLDGDEHARHREPFTAPFRPREVREGFTACIERETDRLITALPPTGAADLRRAFAGPLAVTVVTEALGLTGTTPDTVLAWYDAIVRSVSDITAGHTASPAGTAAYAQLRAAVEATVADRSAASLLGSAAGRLTVPEVASNAAVLMFGGIETTEAMITNALLHLLRHPAQLALVQADFDLLDGAIEESLRLEPGAAVVDRYATRDTVLGSASIRRGDLVTVSLTGANRDPAVFPDPDRFDVRRENARLQLAFAHGPHYCLAAHLARLETRIALRRLLERLSALRLDPDRPATPQGLVFRKPSALHVLWDGPA
- a CDS encoding glycoside hydrolase family 2 TIM barrel-domain containing protein, with the translated sequence MPHPHEFAVSRRRLMEGGAAVLGALALSGPAAAHRAAAADTVDATPEWNGHIDVFRVGTEPAHTTLMPYATLAQALAADRTRSPYRQSLDGTWKFAYVDRPDDRDTDFYRTDVDDRAWDTIPVPSAWQLHGYDSPIYINSDYPWWGANGRGENAQPPAAPTVHNPVGQYRRTFTLPRDWSGRRTFLHFEGVKSAHYVWINGTLVGYHEDSYDPSEYDITPHLKPGTNQIAVEVYRYSDGDWLEDQDMIRLSGIFRSVYLYSTPAVRLRDFRLDTPLSDDYSAAELSVTANVRDYGGKGAGQYSVETQLYDAGGHPVWSRPLQQTVALDAGQEKSVQAAKAVPAPRLWSAEHPNLYTAVLRLRDPAGKVIETLSHRVGLREFALKDGLMRINGKPVSFRGTNRHEMHPVHGSALTRADMVQDIGIIKRLNINTVRTSHYPNNPLWLELADEYGLYLVDETNLETHGVRGEYPGNHSEWTTACVARAQNMVHRDKNHASVVIWSLGNEAGGGTTFNAMYDWIRSYDTTRVIQYEGDDRPGISDIRSEMYDSPARVEQRAKDTNDTRPYVMIEYSHGMGNSNGNFKKYWDLVRRYPVLQGGWIWDFVDQALSWPTPTRKLLTETGPTALQGEIIAPAGTFTRDKGLSGGTVFARDESLDLTGSLTLEAWITPHFLGYHQPVIAKGDTQYALKQSDRGLEFFIYGGGQWISAYWALPDDWTGKEHHIAGVFDATAGTLTLHVDGVARATRATTQRPSNNTASLALATDVDNPTREFSGTIRKARVYARALSATELASESRGPGDDGVRFWFDAATAGLTEKRPRDKTFYAYGGDWGDNPNDGAFAGDGIITADRRLTGKSAEVKRIYQAVQISSGAAPGAVTLTNEYLFTNLREFDGRWELVADGKVVRRGKLTRAQLDVAPLSAKTITVPFELPDDPAPGEEYFLQLSFTTRESTKWAKAGFEVARQQLALDAGSPAVTPVPLARVPALRHEDGDASVTVKGKGFSVTVDKATGVITSYKAGGAQLIESGPTPNFWRAPTDNDRGNGQHTRNQTWRDAGARRAVTGVSVRALRDRAVEIKVAGTLPTTSASTYTTTYTVFGNGEIKVDNTLHPGASSLPYIPEVGTLLLLPGRLDRLHYYGRGPEENHWDRNNSTDVGLYSGTVDGQWSGYLRPQENGNKTDVRWIALTDRRGAGLLVSAEPLLEVNASHFTPEDLSVGARHDYQLTPRDEVVLRLSHRQMGVGGDNSWGAHTHDEYKLFAGRDYSYSYRLRPLTDVDEAMAASRRPTAGESAG
- a CDS encoding MurR/RpiR family transcriptional regulator, producing the protein MSDGAGTDTAAQAGSSVRLHQLFEGRRLTPTQRRIAHCLVRQAADVPFLSSVELAQLAGVSQPSVTRFAVALGFDGYPALRRHLRDVAPTGTEAEGRSNNPYQQAVQTEIDNLRQLASLLADPGPVERAGRLLAASRPLPVLGLRASAAQARGFAYFTAKVHPDVRLLDEGGSLLADRIDAARQAGASALLCFALPRHPRELLDALDHARDAGLTVVTIADGTFAPVAAHSDLLLPAAVGTGLVFDTVSAPMLLGQVLLEAMCDALPDAQAHLEELDARAAARGLFVE
- a CDS encoding RNA-guided endonuclease InsQ/TnpB family protein, producing the protein MSKYTLVKRQFGHRARLALSPARVRTADDQAHAARTMWNLLHAWWRMMPKEKRTLAHADAAIRQARQDIGFLAVLPAQAAQAVLKTYFQAWKNCWEGRADAPNFKGRIRTVMSVDIPQGRDLNITRVHRRWGMVNIPKVGRVRFRWTKDLPVGKRAGAENRITGARLVKDALGWHIAFRVQTLQGKPEPHTGPDVGIDVGVTVPIALSDGETYEHGAWLTGKEKAKLLHLAQRAARRKRHRRPGERTSRRLHHTYDQIAGLRAKAKRRALDWQHQATTAIAKQYGTVVVEALTITNMVKSARGTIEEPGTNVAQKSGLNRSISQEAWGRTVTMLTYKSAQHGGTLVKVPAPGTSRRCSACGCTTPGSRESQAVFVCKNPDCGWSGNADHNAARNVLHLYRTGLALIPAAGRAVVRRAKRVKPATAR
- a CDS encoding NAD(P)/FAD-dependent oxidoreductase; its protein translation is MPEDVTTGAEARLLDGALSPRVRAAYLVEGEGVVDPEAFARGLGEALAAAGVKVHENAEVTGFRTGGGQVTALTTDQGDIPCSTVVVAAGMRSPDLLRTLGHRLPLQAGKGYSFSVDLDPAPRHTLYFGERRAVASPIGGTTRIGGTMELSGNNNRLDWRRIVAVALASRHYLGPWFDDPDDLVSLIRDPWVGGRPFLPDGLPVIDRLPGYDNADAATGHGMLGVTLGPATGHRLAEYIRTGNRPEALAPFRFDRLRH